One window of the Cryptomeria japonica chromosome 7, Sugi_1.0, whole genome shotgun sequence genome contains the following:
- the LOC131072403 gene encoding probable trehalose-phosphate phosphatase C — translation MAFKHTVMLGDSPSIGKPRSSLSSLPPLLRSSSLVSYSTSSPSHSPTSTTLPQRKMFPSSIGTDNWIDCMKTRSSCDDIKLANEFKLDGVSPDMPNESYASWMRDHPSALKIFEQMMSASKNKQIAVFLDYDGTLSPIVDDPERAFMSVEMRSTVKELAKYCPTAIISGRSRDKVFDFVQLAELYYAGSHGMDIMLPARAFNGTKNGYTRNRDQKGNEVVLFQPAREFLPMIDEVYKLLQEKVKIITGATVENNRFCVSVHFRCVQEKDWSALTEIVRNLLQTYPRLHLTQGKRVLEIRPLIKWHKGNALEFLLESLGLASSSDVIPLYIGDDCTDEDAFNVLKARGRGFSILVSSVPKKTNASYSLRNPSEVMEFLRHLVTWKQQSSNSRSKA, via the exons ATGGCATTCAAGCACACTGTGATGCTTGGGGATTCTCCATCCATAGGAAAACCAAGGTCTAGCTTATCTTCTCTGCCTCCTCTTCTCCGAAGTTCTTCTTTGGTGTCATATTCAACATCATCTCCATCACATTCCCCAACTTCAACAACACTTCCACAAAGAAAGATGTTTCCAAGCAGTATTGGAACAGATAATTGGATTGATTGTATGAAAACTAGATCTTCTTGTGATGACATTAAGTTAGCAAATGAATTCAAACTGGATGGTGTTAGTCCCGACATGCCAAATGAATCTTATGCCTCATGGATG AGAGACCATCCTTCAGCACTGAAAATTTTTGAGCAGATGATGAGTGCATCAAAAAACAAGCAAATTGCAGTCTTTTTAGATTATGATGGGACCCTTTCTCCAATTGTTGATGATCCTGAGCGAGCTTTTATGTCTGTTGAG ATGCGCTCAACAGTGAAAGAACTTGCAAAGTATTGTCCGACTGCAATTATTAGTGGACGGTCTAGAGATAAG GTGTTCGATTTTGTACAACTAGCAGAATTATATTATGCTGGCAGCCACGGAATGGATATTATGTTACCAGCCCGAGCATTCAATggcacaaagaatggctatacaagaAATAGAGACCAAAAG GGAAATGAAGTTGTTCTCTTCCAGCCAGCCAGAGAGTTTTTGCCCATGATAGATGAG GTATATAAATTATTGCAGGAGAAAGTAAAAATAATAACTGGAGCCACGGTAGAAAATAACAGATTTTGTGTTTCAGTGCATTTTCGCTGTGTACAGGAGAAG GATTGGAGTGCACTTACAGAAATAGTGAGAAATCTTCTCCAGACATATCCCCGTTTACACTTAACCCAGGGGAAAAGG GTTTTGGAGATTCGGCCTCTAATTAAGTGGCATAAAGGAAATGCCCTTGAATTCTTACTAGAATCACTAG GTTTAGCAAGTTCAAGTGATGTGATTCCTTTGTATATTGGAGATGATTGTACAGATGAAGATGCTTTCAAT GTCTTGAAAGCCAGAGGACGGGGCTTTTCAATCCTCGTCTCTTCTGTTCCTAAAAAGACAAACGCATCCTACTCTCTACGAAACCCCTCTGAG GTTATGGAATTTTTACGTCATTTAGTGACATGGAAGCAGCAGTCTTCGAATAGTCGATCAAAAGCATAA